The proteins below are encoded in one region of Sulfolobus islandicus Y.N.15.51:
- a CDS encoding ABC transporter substrate-binding protein, translated as MSIRVYNPLQDDYIRIPKPITKIVSLDPASTEIIFLLGLGDKVKATDAFSYRPEEARRTLKAGSYTHVNMDILEQINPDIIFTTAGAQKELTRKLIGLGFNVYPLPVPTNIAGILNNVLLIGNVLGAYQNARELYYNLYTIINELKVGRFKNKLKVYVELDLGGPITVGFPTHISDGISLLGSINIFDDVSEAYFTPNDDEILKRNPDILIYEPKKLTDYEKERFYSILQQRGLFQLLSKRIIFTKGDYLAHMGPSFITDALIWLKSVVFS; from the coding sequence ATGAGCATAAGAGTTTATAATCCATTACAAGATGATTATATAAGAATTCCGAAGCCAATTACTAAAATAGTTAGTCTAGATCCAGCTTCTACAGAGATAATATTTCTTTTAGGCTTAGGAGATAAGGTTAAAGCCACAGACGCCTTTAGTTATAGACCAGAAGAGGCGAGAAGAACATTAAAGGCAGGTAGTTATACTCACGTTAATATGGATATCTTAGAGCAAATTAATCCGGATATAATATTTACTACTGCAGGAGCACAAAAGGAGCTAACAAGAAAATTAATTGGTTTAGGTTTTAACGTATATCCCTTACCAGTTCCAACTAACATCGCAGGGATTTTGAATAACGTTTTACTTATTGGAAATGTTTTAGGAGCCTACCAAAACGCCAGAGAATTATATTATAATCTTTACACTATTATAAATGAGCTTAAAGTTGGGAGGTTTAAGAATAAGCTAAAGGTCTATGTGGAACTGGACCTAGGCGGACCTATAACAGTAGGTTTTCCAACTCATATCAGTGACGGAATATCACTATTAGGAAGTATTAATATTTTCGATGACGTTTCTGAAGCCTATTTCACACCCAATGATGACGAAATCTTGAAAAGAAATCCAGACATTCTAATTTACGAGCCGAAAAAGCTTACAGATTACGAAAAGGAGAGATTTTATTCAATTTTACAACAAAGAGGATTATTTCAGCTGTTAAGTAAGCGTATAATCTTCACCAAGGGTGATTATTTAGCTCATATGGGACCTAGTTTCATAACTGATGCACTGATTTGGCTTAAATCAGTTGTTTTTTCTTAA
- a CDS encoding cobalt-precorrin 5A hydrolase, producing the protein MGCLGHPSNSFYVDRIYNIAYYRLPNLIIKIKKVFLKILYALYVSRILVNGINKDLVKQIKGLFNELGYSIVDNDPDIIISVNSINNTIRKYFLKFHNKIIINVVQDGSSVIPLTKEHLGGSLISSFLADSLGANLVLTTSTGVKGLYSVEEFSWLNGFSIHNYDHKIVNSLNKKLVTEGKVSVYLDSYEGNYILYDGYSVVDHKATADLVISRHVDNVEESSDKLYLMPAGIYVGIKYLESTPLDVLVYSLKMTLKSLYILNDRIDYIVVSSSFKDDKKLNQLSKYYYSNIIYISDVDELCSCETLLKELQVKVLLRDVRRAFGVITCLGVK; encoded by the coding sequence ATGGGTTGCTTGGGGCATCCCAGTAATTCCTTTTATGTTGATAGGATATATAATATCGCTTATTATAGGCTTCCCAATTTAATAATTAAGATTAAAAAGGTGTTTTTAAAAATATTATACGCGTTGTATGTATCAAGGATTCTAGTAAACGGCATTAATAAGGATCTGGTAAAGCAAATAAAGGGATTGTTCAATGAACTTGGATATTCGATTGTCGATAACGATCCTGACATTATAATTTCTGTCAACTCCATTAATAATACTATAAGGAAATATTTCCTAAAATTTCACAATAAGATTATAATAAATGTTGTACAAGATGGCAGTTCAGTAATTCCTCTAACAAAAGAACATTTGGGTGGTTCCTTAATATCAAGTTTTTTGGCTGACTCCTTAGGTGCAAATTTAGTCCTAACAACGTCCACTGGAGTTAAGGGACTATATAGTGTAGAAGAGTTTAGCTGGCTTAATGGTTTTTCAATTCATAATTATGATCACAAAATTGTGAATTCTCTTAATAAAAAGCTAGTAACTGAAGGAAAGGTTAGTGTATACTTAGACTCTTATGAAGGTAATTATATACTATATGACGGATACTCAGTAGTCGATCATAAGGCAACTGCTGATCTGGTAATTTCTAGACATGTTGATAATGTAGAAGAAAGTAGTGATAAGCTATATTTAATGCCTGCTGGCATCTATGTTGGTATAAAGTATCTTGAATCTACCCCCCTAGATGTTCTTGTGTATTCCTTAAAGATGACCTTAAAATCTCTTTATATTCTAAATGATAGAATAGATTATATAGTAGTATCTTCTTCATTCAAAGATGATAAGAAATTAAATCAACTTTCGAAATACTATTACTCTAATATTATATATATTTCTGACGTGGATGAGTTGTGTTCTTGTGAAACATTGCTTAAAGAATTACAAGTTAAGGTTTTGTTAAGGGATGTGAGAAGAGCGTTTGGAGTTATAACTTGCCTTGGAGTTAAATAA
- a CDS encoding A24 family peptidase C-terminal domain-containing protein gives MLVHTSVLDLKYREVDPKVWIYYSPLCLFIIFNFHNLFIPIYLYSFIITNLLFLVLYKLSLLGGADLFLNVILSLANSSVTSLVPSRFSIIGLEPLIIVLYSSIAIFIFSLINFIKYYRYVRNLPFSKRVLLALSAKRIKIRDFINSKFLFPLTEIKEDGSITLREYFSVEEDDKYWRELYSKLVNEGKISADMYIWVAWGIPVIPFMLIGYIISLIIGFPI, from the coding sequence ATGCTGGTTCACACTTCAGTCCTTGATCTTAAATATAGAGAAGTTGATCCAAAAGTATGGATTTATTACTCTCCTCTATGCTTATTCATTATTTTTAATTTTCACAATTTATTCATTCCTATTTATTTGTACTCGTTTATAATCACTAATCTCCTATTTTTAGTTTTGTACAAACTTTCTTTATTAGGTGGGGCCGATTTATTTTTAAACGTAATACTCAGTCTCGCAAACTCCTCAGTTACTTCCCTAGTTCCGAGTCGTTTCTCGATTATAGGTCTAGAGCCTCTAATTATAGTATTATATTCGTCAATAGCAATTTTTATATTTAGTCTAATAAATTTTATAAAGTACTATAGATATGTTAGAAATCTCCCCTTCTCCAAAAGAGTTCTTTTGGCATTATCCGCTAAGAGAATCAAGATAAGAGATTTCATTAACTCGAAGTTTTTATTTCCTTTGACTGAGATAAAGGAAGACGGTTCAATAACTTTGAGGGAGTATTTTTCAGTAGAGGAAGATGACAAATATTGGCGAGAGCTTTATTCAAAATTAGTTAATGAAGGTAAAATTTCAGCAGATATGTATATATGGGTTGCTTGGGGCATCCCAGTAATTCCTTTTATGTTGATAGGATATATAATATCGCTTATTATAGGCTTCCCAATTTAA
- a CDS encoding anion transporter, translating into MLVSALIVMMITYGLIISRGITKIPPWASMFFGGILMVILGVISPEEALQSINLDVILFLITLFTFASALEVSGFLKFLAYEIIEKYKEPKKVLFYILLYSGLLSNLVTNDGISASWTPVILELSRMIGVSEVPFLYALAVGVTVGSVIMPTGNPQNLLIALESGIRNPFIVFTIYLTLPSIISLVIAYFILFRLFRKSLSLPNGLNMKKEEGKIDFDRRLGYLTLALLAVTVILFFSLSFFKIDILLGSLVTSSLLLLITENRRDIVRRMDWPTILFFIGLFIFTEGVLKSGIIQYLANFLPPPDNVASIMIVSILLSQVLSNVPLVAIYIPIMISHGNITVVDWLALAAGSTIAGNFTILGAASNVIISEASESRGGKGFNFVEFMKYTIPILIPNAIIIYLFLILFVR; encoded by the coding sequence ATGCTAGTTAGCGCGCTAATAGTGATGATGATAACCTATGGCCTTATAATTTCTAGAGGTATTACGAAAATACCACCTTGGGCTTCAATGTTTTTTGGTGGCATCCTTATGGTTATTCTAGGTGTAATATCTCCAGAAGAAGCTCTACAATCAATAAATTTAGATGTGATATTATTTCTTATTACCCTTTTTACATTTGCATCAGCATTAGAAGTTTCAGGGTTTTTAAAATTTCTTGCATATGAAATTATAGAAAAGTACAAAGAACCTAAGAAAGTTCTCTTCTATATTCTTTTATATTCTGGTTTGTTGTCTAATTTAGTTACCAATGATGGGATATCAGCAAGTTGGACTCCAGTTATCCTAGAGTTAAGTAGAATGATAGGCGTTTCTGAAGTTCCCTTTCTTTATGCACTAGCAGTTGGTGTTACAGTTGGGAGCGTTATAATGCCTACCGGAAATCCTCAAAATTTGCTGATAGCTTTAGAATCTGGAATTAGGAACCCTTTTATTGTATTCACAATATATTTGACTTTACCATCAATAATTAGTCTAGTAATTGCTTATTTTATACTCTTTCGACTATTTAGAAAATCACTGTCTTTACCAAATGGACTTAATATGAAAAAAGAGGAAGGAAAAATAGATTTCGATAGAAGACTTGGATATCTTACATTAGCCTTATTGGCAGTCACTGTAATATTATTTTTTTCCTTAAGTTTCTTTAAAATAGATATTTTACTAGGCTCATTAGTTACATCATCGCTCTTACTTCTTATAACGGAAAATAGAAGGGATATTGTAAGAAGAATGGATTGGCCAACTATATTATTTTTTATTGGATTATTTATATTTACTGAGGGAGTATTGAAATCTGGAATTATACAATATTTAGCTAATTTTCTTCCACCTCCAGATAACGTGGCTAGCATAATGATCGTGAGTATTTTGTTGAGTCAAGTATTGAGCAATGTGCCATTGGTTGCAATTTACATTCCGATCATGATCTCTCATGGTAATATTACAGTAGTTGACTGGTTGGCATTAGCCGCTGGTAGTACTATAGCGGGTAACTTTACCATATTAGGCGCAGCAAGTAACGTGATAATTTCCGAAGCTTCTGAGAGTAGAGGTGGAAAAGGATTTAATTTCGTAGAATTTATGAAGTATACTATACCTATTTTAATACCAAATGCAATTATCATTTATTTATTTTTGATATTATTCGTCAGATAA